Proteins encoded within one genomic window of Bacillus thuringiensis:
- a CDS encoding LytR/AlgR family response regulator transcription factor has translation MLKVLVVDDEMLARDELKYLLERTKEVEIIGEADCVEDALEELMKNKPDIVFLDIQLSDDNGFEIANILKKMKNPPAIVFATAYDQYALQAFEVDALDYILKPFDEERIVQTLKKYKKQKQAQIETKHEIKGTDVTAEMHKLALPIEESIVLVNIEDIVYVGLVDGKVTVKTMRETYVTHDTLVILEKKLPQASFMRVHRSFIANINHITEIQPWFNSTYNLIMKEGSKVPVSRTYAKELKKLLRI, from the coding sequence TTGTTAAAAGTATTAGTAGTTGACGATGAAATGTTAGCACGTGATGAACTAAAGTATCTATTAGAGAGAACGAAAGAAGTTGAGATAATAGGTGAGGCTGATTGTGTAGAAGACGCATTAGAAGAGTTGATGAAAAATAAACCAGATATTGTGTTTCTAGATATTCAGCTATCCGATGATAACGGATTTGAAATTGCGAATATATTAAAGAAGATGAAAAATCCACCTGCAATTGTATTTGCTACTGCCTATGATCAATATGCGCTGCAAGCATTTGAAGTAGATGCGTTAGACTACATTTTAAAACCATTTGATGAAGAGCGTATTGTGCAGACATTAAAGAAGTATAAAAAACAAAAACAAGCGCAAATAGAAACGAAGCACGAAATAAAGGGGACAGATGTAACAGCAGAGATGCATAAATTAGCATTACCAATTGAAGAATCAATCGTACTTGTGAATATTGAAGATATTGTATATGTAGGACTTGTAGATGGGAAAGTGACAGTAAAAACAATGAGGGAAACGTATGTAACACACGATACACTTGTGATTTTGGAGAAGAAGTTGCCACAGGCAAGTTTTATGCGTGTCCATCGTAGCTTTATTGCAAATATTAATCATATTACTGAAATTCAGCCATGGTTCAATTCTACTTACAATTTAATCATGAAAGAAGGATCAAAAGTACCTGTTAGCCGTACATATGCTAAAGAACTCAAGAAGCTGCTTCGTATTTAA
- a CDS encoding AI-2E family transporter produces the protein MQIKNLFQSKGFQRLLVLVILALVLYGLQSMLNLILITFILTYLMDRFQKFISRKLDHFMPINRKLIIAFLYVMLIGGIAITLFKYLPVLTIQISQLIYQFNVFLRNPPDSELIKYAVNAVNHMEFSKYVGQGVDILYKSITNVGKFGLQVLLSLILSLFFLLEKSRIVAFTAKFKESRLAIFYTEIEYFGKKFARSFGKVIEAQFLIAVVNCVLSVIALWILGFPQLLGLALMIFLLGLIPVAGVIISLFPLCMIAYNIGGIMYVVYILIIVTVIHALESYVLNPKFMSQKTNLPIFYTFMVLIFSEHFLGVWGLIIGIPIFIFLLDVLDVTSDEMEKDLEKNKVK, from the coding sequence ATGCAAATAAAAAACCTGTTTCAAAGCAAAGGATTTCAGAGGTTACTCGTATTAGTAATACTTGCTCTCGTATTATACGGGCTGCAAAGCATGTTGAATTTAATTTTAATTACGTTTATTCTCACGTATTTAATGGATCGATTCCAAAAGTTTATTTCTCGTAAATTAGATCATTTTATGCCCATCAATCGAAAGCTCATTATAGCATTTCTATATGTCATGTTAATTGGTGGAATTGCTATTACGCTATTTAAATATTTACCAGTATTAACGATACAAATTTCACAATTGATTTATCAATTTAACGTATTTTTAAGAAACCCACCGGATAGTGAATTAATTAAGTATGCAGTTAATGCTGTCAATCATATGGAATTTTCTAAATATGTAGGACAAGGTGTAGACATTTTGTATAAATCGATTACAAATGTCGGGAAGTTCGGACTTCAAGTTTTACTTTCTTTAATTTTAAGTTTATTTTTCCTGCTGGAGAAATCTCGTATCGTTGCTTTTACTGCAAAATTTAAAGAAAGCCGACTTGCAATTTTCTATACTGAAATTGAGTACTTCGGTAAGAAATTTGCACGTTCATTCGGAAAAGTAATCGAAGCACAATTTTTAATTGCAGTTGTTAACTGTGTTTTATCCGTTATTGCATTATGGATATTAGGATTCCCACAATTATTAGGTTTAGCGTTAATGATCTTCTTACTCGGTTTAATTCCAGTAGCTGGGGTTATCATTTCGTTATTCCCACTTTGTATGATTGCCTACAATATCGGCGGTATTATGTACGTTGTTTATATTTTAATTATCGTAACAGTCATTCATGCGCTTGAAAGTTACGTGTTAAATCCGAAGTTTATGTCGCAAAAAACAAACTTACCGATTTTCTATACGTTTATGGTATTAATCTTCTCAGAACACTTCTTAGGTGTATGGGGACTAATTATCGGTATTCCAATCTTCATTTTCTTATTAGATGTCTTAGATGTGACAAGTGATGAAATGGAGAAGGACTTAGAAAAAAATAAAGTGAAGTAG
- the lytS gene encoding two-component system sensor histidine kinase LytS — MLNLVLMMIERVGLIVILGFLLSHIKTFRRLLHRQDGYVDKLKLICVFSVFTIVSNYTGIEIAGNTIMNENWLQGVSSSSTIANTRIMGVGISGLLGGPIVGIGVGSIAGIHRYMLGGTTALSCAISSILAGVITGYIGYIFKKYNRAITPKFSAILSVFIVSLEMIMILLIVEDGMSIVKTIAIPMILVNSFGSFILLSMIQAILRQEENAKALQTHKVLRIADKTLPYFRQGLTEESCKHVAQIIHRFTGTDAVSLTDTEKILAHVGLASDHHIPSHSLITGLSKEVLNTGKIMKAKSREVINCQHEGCPLQAAIVIPLTSHGNTIGTLKLYFKNPNQLSRVEEELAEGLAKIFSTQLELGEAELQSKLLQDAEIKALQAQINPHFLFNAINTVSALCRTDVEKARKLLLQLSVYFRCNLQGARQLLIPLEQELNHVQAYLSLEQARFPNKYEVKMYIEDELKTTLVPPFVLQLLVENALRHAFPKKQPVCEVEVHVFEKEGMVHFEVKDNGQGIEEERLEQLGRMVVSSKKGTGTALYNINERLIGLFGKETMLHIESELNEGTDITFVIPKKIGEEEQVVKSISS, encoded by the coding sequence ATGCTAAATTTAGTACTTATGATGATTGAACGTGTTGGACTTATTGTTATTTTAGGATTTTTACTTTCTCATATTAAAACGTTCAGGCGCCTTCTTCATAGACAAGATGGGTATGTAGATAAGCTTAAGCTTATTTGTGTTTTTTCAGTGTTTACAATTGTAAGTAATTACACGGGAATTGAAATTGCAGGGAATACAATTATGAATGAAAATTGGCTACAAGGTGTTTCGTCATCTAGTACAATTGCGAATACACGTATTATGGGTGTTGGAATTAGTGGATTGCTTGGTGGTCCTATCGTCGGAATTGGAGTAGGATCGATTGCTGGTATTCACCGTTATATGCTTGGCGGGACGACAGCGCTAAGTTGTGCAATCTCATCAATTTTAGCAGGGGTTATAACGGGGTATATTGGATACATTTTCAAAAAATATAATCGTGCAATTACGCCTAAATTTTCAGCGATTTTAAGTGTGTTTATCGTTTCTTTAGAAATGATTATGATCCTATTGATTGTAGAGGATGGAATGAGTATTGTGAAAACAATTGCGATACCAATGATCCTTGTAAATAGTTTTGGAAGTTTTATTTTACTTTCCATGATACAAGCTATTTTGCGCCAGGAAGAGAACGCAAAGGCACTTCAGACTCATAAGGTATTACGTATTGCAGATAAAACGTTACCGTATTTTCGCCAAGGATTAACAGAAGAGTCATGTAAGCATGTGGCACAAATTATTCACCGCTTTACAGGAACAGATGCGGTATCCTTAACAGATACAGAGAAAATATTAGCTCACGTTGGATTAGCATCAGATCACCATATTCCTTCACATAGTTTAATAACTGGTTTGTCGAAAGAAGTGTTAAATACAGGGAAAATAATGAAAGCAAAATCACGTGAGGTTATTAATTGTCAACACGAAGGCTGTCCTTTGCAAGCGGCCATCGTTATTCCACTAACTTCACATGGAAATACGATAGGGACATTAAAACTATATTTCAAAAATCCTAACCAGTTAAGTCGTGTGGAAGAGGAATTAGCAGAAGGATTAGCAAAAATATTCTCTACACAACTTGAATTAGGTGAAGCTGAGTTGCAAAGCAAATTATTGCAAGATGCGGAAATAAAAGCATTACAAGCACAAATTAACCCGCACTTTTTATTTAATGCGATTAATACAGTATCAGCTTTATGCCGAACGGATGTAGAAAAGGCAAGGAAGTTATTATTACAGCTTAGCGTGTATTTCCGTTGTAATTTGCAAGGGGCACGTCAGTTATTGATTCCACTAGAACAAGAATTAAACCATGTACAGGCATATCTATCACTAGAACAAGCAAGGTTCCCCAATAAGTATGAAGTAAAGATGTATATTGAGGATGAGCTAAAGACAACCCTAGTACCACCATTTGTTCTTCAACTATTGGTTGAAAATGCATTGCGACATGCTTTTCCAAAGAAGCAACCAGTATGCGAAGTGGAAGTGCATGTTTTTGAAAAAGAGGGTATGGTTCACTTTGAAGTAAAAGATAATGGACAAGGAATTGAGGAAGAACGTTTAGAACAATTAGGAAGAATGGTAGTTTCGTCAAAGAAAGGGACTGGAACAGCTTTATATAATATTAATGAACGTCTTATTGGGTTATTTGGGAAAGAAACGATGCTTCATATCGAAAGTGAATTAAATGAGGGGACGGATATTACCTTTGTTATTCCAAAAAAAATAGGGGAGGAAGAGCAGGTTGTTAAAAGTATTAGTAGTTGA
- the msrB gene encoding peptide-methionine (R)-S-oxide reductase MsrB — MAVNEKVELATFAGGCFWCMVSPFEEMEGIIKVVSGYTGGHKEDPTYKEVCSETTGHYEAVQITFDATKMPYEELLNIYWRQIDPTDVGGQFHDRGQSYETVIFYHNEEQHKKADASKEELAQSGRFSKPIATKILPATTFYPAEEYHQGYHKKNTFRYELYRKGSGRDAFIKQHWPKDNAHLKEKLNEMQFYVTQENGTEPPFRNEYWNHQEEGLYVDIVSGEPLFTSIDKFDSGCGWPSFTKPVMAASVKEKMDVSHNMTRTEVRSKEGDSHLGHVFPDGPGPNGLRYCINSAALRFIPKEELEREGYGDFLILFGNQK; from the coding sequence ATGGCTGTAAATGAAAAGGTAGAATTAGCTACATTTGCTGGAGGGTGCTTCTGGTGTATGGTTTCGCCATTTGAAGAGATGGAAGGGATTATAAAGGTTGTTTCTGGCTATACAGGTGGTCATAAGGAGGATCCAACGTATAAAGAAGTGTGCTCGGAAACGACGGGACATTATGAGGCAGTACAAATTACATTTGATGCAACCAAAATGCCGTATGAAGAGTTACTAAATATATATTGGAGACAAATTGATCCGACTGATGTAGGTGGGCAATTCCACGATCGTGGACAGTCTTACGAAACAGTGATTTTTTATCATAATGAAGAACAACATAAAAAGGCAGACGCTTCAAAAGAAGAGCTTGCACAGAGTGGACGTTTTTCAAAGCCGATTGCGACAAAAATATTACCAGCTACTACGTTTTATCCGGCTGAAGAATATCACCAAGGATATCATAAGAAAAACACATTCCGCTACGAGTTATACCGTAAGGGTTCAGGACGAGATGCATTTATTAAGCAACATTGGCCAAAGGATAATGCTCATTTAAAAGAAAAACTCAATGAGATGCAGTTTTATGTAACACAAGAGAATGGTACCGAACCACCATTTCGAAATGAGTATTGGAACCATCAAGAGGAAGGCCTTTATGTAGACATCGTTTCAGGTGAACCGTTGTTTACTTCTATAGATAAATTTGATAGTGGATGTGGATGGCCTAGTTTTACAAAACCAGTTATGGCAGCAAGTGTGAAAGAAAAAATGGATGTGAGTCATAATATGACTCGTACGGAAGTGAGAAGTAAAGAAGGAGATTCCCATCTTGGGCATGTATTTCCAGATGGTCCAGGACCGAATGGGCTTCGCTATTGTATAAATTCAGCAGCTCTTCGATTTATTCCTAAAGAGGAATTAGAGAGAGAAGGCTATGGTGATTTCTTAATCTTGTTTGGAAATCAAAAATAA
- a CDS encoding efflux RND transporter permease subunit has translation MNKIINFSLKNKFAVWLLTIIVTIAGIYSGLNMKLETIPDITTPVVTVTTVYPGATPEEVADKISKPMEEQLQNLSGVNVVSSSSYQNASSIQVEYDFDKNMEKAETEIKEALANVKLPEGVKDPKVSRVNFNAFPVISLSVASKNESLATLTENVEKNVVPGLKGLDGVASVQISGQQVDEVQLVFKKDKMKELGLSEDTVKNVIKGSDVSLPLGLYTFKDTEKSVVVDGNITTIKALKEMKIPAVPSSPNGQGSQNAGAGTQMPQMNPAAMNGIPTVTLDEIADIKEVGKAESISRTNGKEAIGIQIVKAADANTVDVVNAVKDKVKELEKKYKDLEVISTFDQGAPIEKSVETMLSKAIFGAIFAIVIIMLFLRNIRTTLISVVSIPLSLLIAVLVIKQMDITLNIMTLGAMTVAIGRVVDDSIVVIENIYRRMSLSEEKLRGKDLIREATKEMFIPIMSSTIVTIAVFLPLGLVKGMIGEMFLPFALTIVFALLASLLVAVTIVPMLAHSLFKKESMREKEVHHEEKPSKLANSYKRILAWALNHKIITSSIAVLLLVGSLALVPTIGVSFLPAEEEKMIITTYNPEPGQTLEDVEKIATKAEKHFQDNKDVKTIQFSLGGENPMSPGQSNQAMFFVQYDNDTKNFEKEKEQVVKDLQKMSGKGEWKNQDFGASGGSNEIKLYVYGDSSEEIKPVVKDIQNIMKKNKDLKDVDSSIAKTYAEYSLVADQEKLSKMGLTAAQIGMGLSNQHDRPVLTTIKKDGKDVNVYVEAEKQNYETINDLTNRKITTPLGNEVAVKDVMTVKEGETSNTVKHRDGRVYAEVSAKLTSDDVSKASAAVQKEVDKMDLPSGVDVSMGGVTKDIEESFKQLGLAMLAAIAIVYFVLVVTFGGALAPFAILFSLPFTIIGALVALLISGETLSVSAMIGALMLIGIVVTNAIVLIDRVIHKENEGLSTREALLEAGATRLRPILMTAIATIGALIPLALGFEGSGLISKGLGVTVIGGLTSSTLLTLLIVPIVYEVLSKFKKKKAK, from the coding sequence ATGAACAAAATCATTAATTTCTCGTTAAAAAATAAGTTCGCAGTTTGGCTACTAACCATTATTGTTACCATTGCAGGTATTTATTCTGGGCTTAATATGAAGCTGGAAACAATTCCTGATATTACAACACCGGTTGTAACAGTAACTACGGTTTATCCTGGTGCTACACCAGAAGAAGTAGCTGACAAAATTTCAAAACCAATGGAAGAGCAACTGCAAAATTTAAGTGGTGTAAATGTTGTTAGTTCATCATCTTATCAAAACGCATCTTCTATTCAGGTAGAATATGATTTTGATAAAAATATGGAAAAGGCTGAAACAGAAATTAAAGAAGCTCTCGCAAATGTGAAACTGCCAGAAGGCGTAAAGGATCCGAAAGTTTCACGTGTAAACTTCAATGCCTTTCCAGTTATTTCGTTAAGCGTAGCAAGTAAAAATGAATCTCTAGCTACCTTAACTGAAAATGTAGAAAAAAATGTTGTTCCAGGATTAAAAGGGCTTGATGGGGTCGCATCTGTTCAAATTTCAGGTCAACAAGTAGATGAAGTACAACTTGTCTTCAAGAAAGATAAGATGAAAGAATTAGGTTTAAGTGAAGATACTGTAAAAAATGTAATTAAAGGATCGGACGTATCTTTACCACTTGGCTTATATACATTTAAAGACACGGAAAAATCAGTTGTTGTAGATGGAAATATTACAACAATTAAAGCATTGAAAGAAATGAAAATCCCAGCTGTTCCTTCATCACCGAATGGTCAAGGTAGTCAAAATGCTGGAGCTGGTACACAAATGCCGCAAATGAATCCAGCCGCTATGAACGGGATTCCGACAGTTACATTAGACGAAATTGCTGACATTAAAGAAGTCGGAAAAGCAGAATCTATTTCTCGAACAAATGGAAAAGAAGCAATTGGAATTCAAATTGTAAAAGCTGCTGACGCGAATACAGTTGATGTTGTAAATGCAGTGAAAGATAAAGTAAAAGAACTTGAGAAAAAATATAAAGACTTAGAGGTTATTTCAACATTCGACCAAGGTGCACCTATTGAGAAATCAGTAGAAACAATGCTGAGCAAAGCCATTTTTGGTGCTATCTTTGCGATTGTTATTATTATGCTGTTCCTACGAAATATCCGAACAACATTAATCTCTGTCGTTTCCATACCACTTTCGTTATTAATTGCTGTATTAGTCATAAAGCAAATGGATATTACGCTTAACATTATGACACTTGGAGCAATGACAGTCGCTATCGGGCGCGTCGTCGATGATTCCATTGTTGTTATTGAAAATATTTACCGACGTATGTCATTATCAGAAGAAAAACTACGCGGAAAAGATTTAATTCGTGAAGCTACGAAAGAAATGTTTATTCCAATTATGTCTTCTACTATTGTAACAATTGCTGTATTTTTACCGCTTGGACTAGTAAAAGGTATGATCGGTGAAATGTTCTTACCATTCGCCTTAACTATCGTCTTCGCTTTATTAGCATCATTACTAGTAGCAGTTACAATTGTACCAATGCTAGCTCATTCTTTATTTAAAAAAGAGAGCATGAGGGAAAAAGAGGTACATCATGAAGAAAAACCAAGCAAATTAGCAAACAGTTATAAACGCATACTTGCATGGGCTTTAAATCACAAAATTATTACATCAAGTATCGCTGTCCTTCTATTAGTTGGTAGTCTTGCACTTGTGCCAACTATCGGTGTAAGCTTCTTACCAGCTGAAGAAGAAAAAATGATCATTACAACGTACAATCCTGAACCAGGTCAAACGTTAGAAGACGTTGAAAAAATTGCAACAAAAGCTGAAAAGCACTTTCAGGATAATAAAGACGTCAAAACAATTCAATTCTCATTAGGTGGAGAAAACCCAATGAGCCCTGGTCAATCAAATCAAGCAATGTTCTTCGTACAATATGATAACGACACGAAAAACTTTGAAAAAGAAAAAGAACAAGTCGTTAAAGATTTACAGAAGATGTCTGGAAAAGGTGAATGGAAAAATCAAGATTTCGGAGCGAGTGGCGGTAGTAATGAAATTAAACTATACGTTTACGGAGATAGCTCTGAAGAAATTAAGCCTGTCGTAAAAGATATTCAAAATATCATGAAGAAAAATAAAGACTTAAAAGATGTAGACTCTAGTATTGCAAAAACGTATGCAGAATACAGTTTAGTCGCAGATCAGGAAAAACTAAGCAAAATGGGGCTAACGGCTGCACAAATCGGAATGGGACTTTCTAATCAACATGATCGCCCTGTTCTGACAACAATTAAAAAAGACGGTAAAGATGTCAATGTATATGTAGAAGCTGAAAAGCAAAATTATGAAACAATCAATGACTTAACAAATCGTAAAATTACAACGCCACTTGGTAATGAAGTGGCTGTGAAAGATGTTATGACTGTAAAAGAAGGGGAAACTTCGAATACAGTGAAACACCGTGATGGCCGTGTTTATGCAGAAGTAAGTGCAAAACTAACATCTGATGACGTTTCAAAAGCATCTGCCGCGGTTCAAAAAGAAGTAGATAAAATGGATCTTCCTTCCGGCGTAGATGTTTCTATGGGCGGCGTTACAAAAGATATTGAAGAATCATTCAAGCAACTTGGCTTAGCGATGTTAGCTGCGATTGCGATTGTATACTTCGTTCTTGTCGTTACATTCGGTGGTGCTCTTGCACCATTCGCAATTTTATTCTCGCTACCATTTACAATTATCGGAGCTCTTGTTGCCTTATTAATCTCTGGTGAAACGTTAAGTGTCTCTGCAATGATCGGTGCGCTTATGTTAATCGGTATCGTTGTAACAAACGCAATCGTGCTTATCGACCGCGTTATTCATAAAGAAAATGAAGGTCTATCAACACGTGAAGCTTTATTAGAAGCTGGTGCAACACGCCTTCGTCCAATTTTAATGACTGCAATTGCAACAATTGGGGCTCTTATCCCGCTTGCATTAGGATTTGAAGGTAGCGGCTTAATTTCTAAAGGACTTGGTGTAACAGTAATTGGTGGATTAACAAGTTCAACGTTATTAACACTTCTTATTGTTCCAATCGTTTATGAAGTATTAAGCAAGTTCAAAAAGAAAAAAGCAAAATAA
- the lrgA gene encoding antiholin-like murein hydrolase modulator LrgA, translating into MSTKKVYSFLSQAFIFSAIMLISNIIATHLPIPMPSSVIGLVILFSLLCLKVIKLEQVESLGTALTGIIGFLFVPSGISVINSLGVMGQYFVQILTVIVVATIILLAVTGLFAQFILGKDEKETEDTKELKVVNKGRKHGKVA; encoded by the coding sequence ATGAGTACGAAAAAGGTATATAGTTTCTTATCACAAGCATTCATATTCTCAGCTATTATGTTAATTTCTAATATTATTGCAACACATTTACCAATTCCGATGCCTTCATCGGTAATCGGGTTAGTCATTTTATTTAGTCTATTATGTTTAAAAGTAATTAAATTGGAGCAAGTTGAATCACTTGGAACAGCTTTAACCGGTATTATCGGATTTCTCTTCGTCCCATCAGGTATTTCAGTTATTAATTCTCTTGGTGTAATGGGACAATATTTTGTACAAATCTTAACTGTAATTGTTGTCGCAACAATTATTTTACTCGCTGTAACAGGATTATTTGCACAATTTATTTTAGGAAAAGATGAAAAAGAAACAGAAGATACAAAAGAATTGAAAGTAGTAAATAAAGGACGCAAGCACGGAAAGGTTGCGTAA
- the lrgB gene encoding antiholin-like protein LrgB produces the protein MASTMTPYFGIVVSLIAYGIGTLLFKHSKGFFLFTPLFVAMVLGIVFLKVGNFTFEEYNTGGKMISFFLEPATIAFAIPLYKQVDKLKKYWWQILSAIVVGSICSVIVVFIVAKAIGLDTAVMNSMLPQAATTAIALPISESIGGIPAITSFAVIFNAVIVYALGALFLKTFRVKHPIAKGLALGTAGHALGVAVGIEMGEVEAAMASIAVTVVGVVTVVVIPMFMPFIG, from the coding sequence ATGGCAAGCACAATGACTCCATATTTCGGAATCGTCGTTTCATTAATCGCATACGGAATCGGCACATTATTATTTAAGCATTCTAAAGGATTCTTCTTATTCACACCATTATTTGTAGCGATGGTATTAGGGATTGTCTTTTTAAAGGTAGGTAACTTTACCTTTGAAGAGTATAATACTGGCGGAAAAATGATTAGTTTCTTCTTAGAACCAGCAACAATTGCCTTTGCAATTCCGTTATATAAACAAGTTGATAAGTTGAAAAAATATTGGTGGCAAATTTTATCAGCTATCGTAGTTGGATCTATTTGTTCAGTAATTGTCGTGTTCATTGTTGCAAAAGCAATTGGTCTAGATACAGCAGTAATGAATTCAATGTTACCACAAGCAGCAACGACAGCAATTGCGTTACCAATCTCTGAAAGTATTGGTGGTATACCAGCAATTACATCGTTTGCAGTTATTTTTAACGCAGTTATCGTATACGCATTAGGGGCATTATTCTTAAAAACATTTAGAGTGAAACATCCAATTGCAAAAGGTTTAGCGCTTGGAACAGCAGGTCACGCATTAGGAGTAGCAGTAGGAATTGAAATGGGTGAAGTAGAGGCAGCTATGGCAAGCATTGCTGTAACGGTAGTAGGGGTTGTAACAGTAGTTGTCATACCAATGTTCATGCCGTTTATTGGATAG
- a CDS encoding MFS transporter produces MNVTTDVQSTTEETKEKRYKTLFGSALGYAAEGLDMLLLSFVLVYILKEFHLSPAEGGNLTLATTIGMLIGSYLFGFIADLFGRIRTMAFTILLFSLATALIYFATDYWQLLILRFLVGMGVGGEFGIGMAIVTETWSKEMRAKATSVVALGWQFGVLVASLLPAFIVPHFGWRAVFLFGLIPALLAVYVRKSLSEPKIWEQKQRYKKELLQKEAEGNLTTTEVEQLKQMKKFPLRKLFANKKVTITTIGLIIMSFIQNFGYYGIFTWMPTILANKYNYTLAKASGWMFISTIGMLIGIATFGILADKIGRRKTFTIYYVGGTIYCLIYFFLFTDSTLLLWGSALLGFFANGMMGGFGAILAENYPAEARSTAENFIFGTGRGLAGFGPVIIGLLAAGGNLMGALSLIFIIYPIGLVTMLLCVPETKGKVLE; encoded by the coding sequence ATGAACGTCACTACTGATGTACAATCAACAACAGAGGAAACGAAGGAGAAAAGATATAAAACATTGTTTGGTTCTGCGCTAGGATATGCAGCAGAAGGTTTAGATATGTTGCTCCTATCTTTCGTACTCGTCTACATTTTAAAAGAATTTCATTTAAGCCCTGCTGAAGGTGGAAACTTAACTTTAGCTACCACAATAGGAATGCTAATTGGGTCTTATTTATTTGGATTTATTGCTGATTTATTTGGGCGTATCCGTACGATGGCCTTCACGATCTTACTATTCTCACTAGCAACAGCACTTATTTATTTCGCAACAGATTATTGGCAATTATTAATTCTTCGCTTTTTAGTTGGAATGGGAGTTGGTGGTGAATTCGGGATTGGGATGGCCATCGTAACTGAAACATGGTCTAAAGAAATGCGCGCTAAGGCAACATCCGTTGTTGCACTTGGATGGCAATTTGGCGTACTAGTCGCTTCACTCCTTCCAGCATTTATCGTCCCGCATTTTGGATGGAGAGCTGTTTTCTTATTTGGACTCATTCCAGCTTTATTAGCTGTTTACGTTCGCAAAAGTTTAAGTGAACCGAAAATATGGGAACAAAAACAACGATACAAAAAAGAATTGCTACAAAAAGAAGCTGAAGGTAATTTAACAACTACTGAAGTAGAACAACTAAAGCAAATGAAAAAGTTCCCACTTCGAAAGCTATTTGCAAATAAAAAAGTAACAATAACAACTATTGGCCTTATTATTATGTCATTCATCCAGAACTTCGGATATTATGGCATCTTTACATGGATGCCAACTATTTTAGCGAATAAATATAACTACACATTAGCAAAAGCGAGCGGTTGGATGTTCATCTCTACGATCGGCATGCTCATTGGAATTGCAACTTTTGGTATTCTAGCCGATAAAATTGGTCGCCGTAAAACTTTTACAATCTATTATGTCGGTGGTACTATATACTGTCTCATTTACTTCTTCTTATTCACAGATTCAACATTATTGCTATGGGGAAGTGCATTGCTTGGATTCTTTGCAAATGGCATGATGGGAGGATTCGGAGCCATTTTAGCTGAAAACTATCCTGCTGAAGCTCGCTCTACAGCAGAAAACTTTATTTTCGGTACTGGACGTGGTTTAGCTGGCTTTGGACCTGTTATTATCGGATTACTTGCTGCAGGTGGTAATTTAATGGGGGCATTATCTCTTATCTTCATTATCTATCCAATCGGTTTAGTTACGATGCTATTATGTGTCCCAGAGACGAAGGGGAAAGTATTAGAATAG